In Phreatobacter aquaticus, a single genomic region encodes these proteins:
- a CDS encoding polysaccharide deacetylase family protein has protein sequence MADLPGHRDLVGYQGQWPRFTWPNGARLAVSIAVNFEEGAEWQVGDGDPVSERMGEVLSVVEPGRRDMGQEQIFAYGMRAGLWRMLGALERQKLPATFLFCGQAVERAPALARAATDGGHEAAVHGWRWRPHADYETEAAEAADLDRSIAVIEEACGTRPIGFFCRGSESPTTRKLLIERDFLYTSNAFDDDLPYWDRSGKRPLIVVPYALDSNDMKFFHPNGFVRAGDMVDYVDDALETLLAEARAGHTRLLNIGFHLRIVGRPGRFAAFARILERLSDLGDQIYVGRRDDIARAFQAAVPS, from the coding sequence ATGGCTGATCTCCCAGGGCACCGCGACCTCGTCGGCTATCAGGGGCAATGGCCCCGCTTCACCTGGCCCAATGGTGCCCGGCTCGCCGTCTCGATCGCCGTCAATTTCGAGGAAGGCGCGGAATGGCAGGTCGGCGACGGTGATCCCGTCTCCGAGCGCATGGGTGAGGTCCTGAGCGTCGTCGAGCCGGGACGACGCGACATGGGCCAGGAGCAGATCTTCGCCTATGGAATGCGCGCCGGGCTCTGGCGCATGCTGGGCGCGCTGGAACGCCAGAAACTGCCCGCAACCTTCCTGTTCTGCGGCCAGGCTGTCGAACGCGCGCCGGCTCTCGCGAGGGCTGCGACCGATGGCGGCCACGAGGCCGCCGTCCATGGCTGGCGCTGGCGTCCCCATGCCGATTACGAGACCGAGGCCGCAGAGGCCGCCGATCTAGACCGGTCCATTGCGGTGATCGAGGAGGCCTGCGGCACCCGTCCGATCGGCTTCTTCTGCCGTGGCTCGGAAAGTCCGACAACCCGCAAGCTGCTGATCGAACGTGATTTTCTCTATACGTCGAATGCCTTCGACGACGACCTGCCCTATTGGGACCGGTCAGGAAAGCGCCCCCTGATCGTCGTGCCCTATGCGCTCGACAGCAACGACATGAAGTTCTTCCACCCCAATGGCTTCGTGCGCGCTGGTGACATGGTCGACTATGTCGACGACGCGCTTGAGACTCTGCTGGCCGAAGCCAGAGCCGGTCACACGCGACTGCTCAATATCGGCTTCCATCTGCGCATCGTCGGACGGCCCGGACGCTTTGCGGCCTTCGCGCGCATTCTGGAGCGGCTGTCGGACCTCGGCGACCAGATCTATGTCGGCAGGCGCGACGACATCGCCCGCGCCTTCCAGGCGGCGGTGCCGTCATGA
- a CDS encoding aspartate/glutamate racemase family protein, whose protein sequence is MRLLLVNPNTNATTTDAMVAIAQDSSPDNQFVGLTAPFGVPLITGPDELAIAADAVATALAMRMPSGISAVIIAAFGDPGLEAAAASIRVPVVGIAEAAMAEAGHGDRRFAVVTTTPDLVASIAGLAGRYGHAETFLGTMLTKGDVHHVMADKERLVQALEAACHEAIATLGAEAIVIGGGPLAAAARVLASRLPVPLVEPIPAAVRLAERRVMFQQHKGGRRAE, encoded by the coding sequence ATGAGGCTCTTGCTGGTCAATCCCAACACCAACGCAACCACGACCGACGCCATGGTGGCGATCGCGCAGGACTCGAGCCCCGACAACCAGTTCGTCGGCCTGACGGCCCCGTTCGGCGTGCCGCTGATCACCGGACCGGACGAATTGGCCATCGCCGCCGACGCAGTCGCAACCGCGCTCGCCATGCGCATGCCGTCCGGCATCAGCGCGGTGATCATCGCCGCCTTTGGCGATCCAGGCCTCGAAGCGGCGGCCGCCAGCATCCGCGTGCCTGTGGTCGGCATTGCCGAAGCAGCGATGGCCGAGGCCGGTCACGGCGACCGGCGCTTCGCGGTGGTCACGACGACGCCTGATCTGGTCGCCTCGATTGCCGGTCTTGCCGGCCGCTATGGCCATGCCGAGACCTTTCTCGGCACCATGCTGACCAAGGGCGATGTCCATCACGTCATGGCGGACAAGGAGCGGCTGGTCCAGGCGCTGGAAGCCGCCTGCCACGAGGCGATCGCGACACTGGGGGCCGAAGCGATCGTCATCGGCGGCGGACCGCTTGCAGCAGCGGCGCGCGTGCTTGCAAGCCGCCTGCCAGTCCCACTGGTCGAGCCGATCCCCGCCGCCGTCCGGCTGGCCGAACGGCGGGTCATGTTCCAGCAGCACAAGGGCGGACGCCGCGCCGAGTGA
- a CDS encoding TRAP transporter large permease, with amino-acid sequence MTIILFLFLAALLAGLPVFIALAGSSLVYTHFMANIPDFVVLHRMAGGLDSFPLLAVPFFIFAGNLMNSAGITNRIYDFAVAIAGWMRGGLAQVNIIGSVIFSGMSGTAIADAAGLGTIEIKAMKDHGYSTEFAVGVTAASATLGPIIPPSLPFVIYGMMANVSIGALFLGGIIPGLFMTVMMMTYVWWYARRHNIGADQVFRWRVLAITFIAAAPALMTPVIIIGGMTMGWFTPTEAAIAACAWAMILGLLLYRSLSWKQLYKVSLDTIETTAGVLLIVAAASLFGWVLTTTRLTEYAAEGLLSFTTNKYLILILINMLLLVVGCFLEPIATISILVPVLMPILQKVGIDPIHFGVMMTLNLMIGLLHPPLGMVLFVLARISGLTVERATMAILPWLVPLMLSLAAITFIPELTLWLPRYMGLLK; translated from the coding sequence ATGACCATCATCCTGTTCCTGTTTCTGGCGGCACTGCTCGCCGGACTTCCGGTCTTCATCGCTCTTGCCGGCTCGTCGCTGGTCTACACGCACTTCATGGCCAATATCCCGGACTTCGTGGTGCTGCACCGCATGGCGGGCGGCCTCGATTCCTTCCCGCTACTGGCCGTGCCGTTCTTCATCTTTGCCGGCAACCTCATGAACTCGGCCGGTATCACCAACCGCATCTACGATTTCGCGGTGGCCATCGCCGGCTGGATGCGCGGCGGTCTCGCCCAGGTCAACATCATCGGCTCGGTGATCTTCTCGGGCATGTCGGGCACCGCGATCGCGGATGCGGCCGGTCTCGGCACGATCGAGATCAAGGCCATGAAGGACCACGGCTATTCGACGGAATTCGCGGTCGGCGTGACGGCTGCCTCCGCAACGCTTGGCCCGATCATCCCGCCGTCCCTGCCTTTCGTCATCTACGGCATGATGGCCAATGTCTCGATCGGCGCCCTGTTCCTCGGCGGCATCATCCCCGGCCTGTTCATGACCGTGATGATGATGACCTATGTCTGGTGGTATGCCCGCCGCCACAATATCGGGGCCGACCAGGTGTTCCGCTGGCGGGTGCTCGCAATCACCTTCATCGCGGCGGCGCCGGCCCTGATGACGCCTGTCATCATCATCGGCGGCATGACCATGGGCTGGTTCACGCCGACGGAAGCCGCGATCGCCGCCTGCGCCTGGGCGATGATCCTCGGCCTGCTGCTCTACCGGTCGCTGTCGTGGAAGCAGCTCTACAAGGTCTCGCTCGACACGATCGAGACGACGGCCGGCGTGCTGCTGATCGTGGCGGCCGCGTCGCTGTTCGGCTGGGTTCTGACGACGACGCGCCTGACCGAATATGCCGCCGAAGGGCTCCTGTCCTTCACCACCAACAAGTACCTGATCCTCATCCTGATCAACATGCTGCTGCTGGTCGTCGGGTGCTTCCTCGAACCGATCGCCACCATCTCCATCCTGGTTCCGGTGCTGATGCCGATCCTCCAGAAAGTGGGCATCGACCCCATCCATTTCGGGGTGATGATGACGCTCAACCTGATGATCGGCCTGCTGCATCCGCCCTTGGGGATGGTGCTGTTCGTGCTCGCTCGAATATCCGGGCTGACGGTGGAGCGGGCGACCATGGCGATCCTGCCCTGGCTGGTGCCGCTCATGCTGTCGCTGGCGGCGATCACCTTCATCCCGGAGCTGACGCTCTGGCTGCCCCGCTATATGGGGCTTCTGAAGTAA
- a CDS encoding TRAP transporter small permease → MTEPSPPPNTPSEDVHLIVAHDEEVTIEYFPEDWLAMAVFWALAFIIFLQFFTRYVLNDSLAWTEEIARYLLMVVVFVGGAMVVRRNTNIAVELVPNLMKDGPIKRALTALVELTKLFFLGLLAWFSILITERMHNLYMTVIDLPMSLVYGGVALGCFMMVGRQAQNVRKAARRGFAPAPQTPISPIE, encoded by the coding sequence ATGACGGAACCGTCGCCGCCACCGAACACGCCGTCCGAGGACGTGCATCTGATCGTTGCCCACGATGAAGAGGTGACAATCGAGTATTTCCCCGAGGACTGGCTCGCCATGGCGGTGTTCTGGGCACTCGCCTTCATCATCTTCCTGCAGTTCTTCACCCGCTATGTGCTGAACGACAGCCTCGCCTGGACGGAAGAGATCGCGCGCTATCTCCTGATGGTGGTGGTGTTCGTTGGCGGCGCCATGGTGGTCCGCCGCAACACCAATATTGCTGTGGAACTGGTGCCGAACCTCATGAAGGACGGCCCGATCAAGCGCGCGCTGACCGCGCTGGTCGAACTGACCAAGCTGTTCTTCCTCGGCCTGCTCGCCTGGTTCTCGATCCTGATCACCGAGCGGATGCACAACCTCTACATGACGGTCATCGATCTACCGATGTCGCTGGTCTACGGCGGTGTCGCCCTTGGCTGCTTCATGATGGTCGGCCGCCAGGCGCAAAACGTCAGGAAGGCTGCGCGACGCGGCTTCGCGCCTGCACCGCAGACCCCCATTTCACCGATCGAATGA
- a CDS encoding sialic acid TRAP transporter substrate-binding protein SiaP, producing MTINRREALIAGAGLAAFASTSAQAQSPVKLKWAHVYETPEPYHTEAVWAAGEIAKRTNGRYQIDVFPASQLGNENQINEGLTLGTVDMIYTGVAFAGSIHKPIAITNAPYVLRDFNHWKAYRDSPLFRQIASGYEGRTRHKVVSLTYYGARHVTANKAINKPEDMRGMKLRVPPAPLFLMFTKSVGANATPIAFAEVYLALQQGTVDGQENPLPTIMAKKFYEVQSHIVLTGHITESLVSIVGSHVWSKLSDADKAIFNEVLMAAASRATDKIRESEQTLAEEFRKLGKTVIEPDRAAFRAAAIPLHNDASAGAGWSKAEYDALQALGSAS from the coding sequence AAATGGGCTCACGTCTACGAGACGCCGGAGCCCTATCACACCGAAGCCGTGTGGGCCGCCGGCGAAATCGCCAAGCGCACCAACGGCCGCTACCAGATCGACGTGTTCCCGGCCTCCCAGCTCGGCAACGAGAACCAGATCAACGAGGGGCTCACCCTCGGCACCGTGGACATGATCTATACCGGCGTTGCCTTTGCCGGCTCGATCCACAAGCCGATCGCCATCACCAACGCGCCCTATGTGCTGCGCGATTTCAACCATTGGAAGGCCTATCGCGACTCGCCGCTGTTCCGGCAGATCGCCTCCGGCTACGAGGGCCGCACCCGCCACAAGGTGGTGTCGCTGACCTATTATGGCGCCCGCCACGTCACCGCGAACAAGGCCATCAACAAGCCCGAGGACATGCGCGGCATGAAGCTGCGCGTGCCGCCGGCGCCGCTGTTCCTGATGTTCACCAAGTCGGTCGGTGCCAATGCGACCCCGATCGCCTTCGCCGAGGTCTATCTGGCGCTCCAGCAGGGCACGGTCGACGGGCAGGAGAACCCGCTGCCGACCATCATGGCCAAGAAGTTCTACGAGGTGCAGAGCCACATCGTGTTGACCGGCCACATCACGGAATCGCTGGTCTCCATCGTCGGCAGCCACGTGTGGAGCAAGCTGAGCGATGCCGACAAGGCGATCTTCAACGAGGTGCTGATGGCGGCGGCGTCCCGCGCCACCGACAAGATCCGCGAATCCGAGCAGACGCTGGCGGAGGAATTCCGCAAGCTCGGCAAGACCGTGATCGAACCGGATCGTGCCGCCTTCCGTGCCGCCGCCATCCCGCTGCACAACGATGCCTCGGCCGGCGCCGGCTGGTCGAAGGCGGAATATGACGCGCTGCAGGCACTCGGCTCGGCGTCCTGA